The Triticum aestivum cultivar Chinese Spring chromosome 4B, IWGSC CS RefSeq v2.1, whole genome shotgun sequence sequence catagtatctcaaccaatcaaaaagcaaacaagtttaaaccaacaaagcaagagagaacaaaagcaacactctctctctctcgaaacctatgatctatacattttctccccctttggcaacaagttaccaaaaagttcatagaaaatgcatagtgctagatcgactcccaggcttgatcttcagttggtgatgtagagatggctccttggacgaaggcttcagttgatgtagagggtgctggagttgatgctgaagctggttgcactagagctgaaggggcagtagctagtgctgaagatgttgctctagtgtctggcactggcacagcagctgacctctgagctctaggcactctggcaaagacatttgtggttatcttgcccttcctctcctgcatgtcatcttgcagttgctccacaactgactgaatctcagttactttgatatctagatcatagaatttttgttccatgattctctccaggctctcctgattctgagtgagggtggccaaccccttctcaatcctcagtgatgatgctatcaagtaaccaagctgctcctgcttgttcttcaagaaatactcagatgcctcctcttgagttggcatcttggcagccttctccctccttgccttctccttcttctcttgagcttgaactgatgatggatcatcctcattcatgacaatcTCATTATCCTCAAAGTCTTGATAgagtggaaaatgttccctatccaatagatatttgccagttcccatctttgagttgatcaattcctgaatctgagctGCAtaaccacaactcctcttctgatctgttgTAGTCCTCTTaatagtttcaactataaggctcatgactttgaatttctgtggcacatcaaataaatgcaacatattgatggcatgccctctgatcatgttgtggtcaccaaacttgggcaacagagtgtgcctcagaatccaattgatagtaggcagccctgacaacagaaaatggactgatccaaaagagaaagtctctagggctttgtctgggatctccttgtacatatgtgccatggtattgtgtcccattttcttcttggcatatacatctagatcatcatcattttcctttggggcatttatcggttttgcccattcttcaacagtggattggtaccttgtaccttcagacatccaaacaattcttccatctgggtaaaaatgtgttgtggagtagaattgcatgataagttcatcattccagtttgtgagcttttgcccaacaaattctgcaactccacaagcaacaaagctgtcttgcactccaggatagtgctcctcattttccttcatgtaggtccagtcgacccacctcatatcacaaactatgggcttcttgtccaataagattgtctcatagaagtcctgttgttcctttgtatggaacctgtaatcaacaacagttcttctccttgtggcatatggatcttccatccttcatagcctcaatcctgagtcttttctgatgttcatgtcctcatccacaggatgggcatcattgtgagctggtatcttaggcttgagcttccttagaacatgtccttcttcatcttcctcctcagcaacctcaggcactggggccttgttcttctcagtagctggaatactcctggtattcctctttggtgcagacttggccttgggggcagctttgggtgcttccttgggcttagatgttgcagccccagatttaatagcatcacccataagctttggtgcctttggtgttGGTGCAGTAAGCTCTTCCtattccatcatggaaggttgcccaacaactctggccatgttcttcttgaccctttccttcctcttcttgccttcagcaactagctctttgggatcaggcttttcaggcagttgagttgatgctctggccttggacattggttgtcttcctgcaggccttttaatcttcatgcctggctttatatcctttgctgagccatattccttcttgagcaccactttcttggaagtagcctcatcttcttcagctttgtagtcctcatcttctgagtctgaggttctctttctcctttgtctagtagcagccttaggcaggttgctaggagtgcttctgctcccttcatctgaagtgctggagggactagtgccctcactcaagtgaatctgctctgctgacctgttctgactgtcactctggtctgacatgctgcaaaatcTGACTattgaccctgtgaagagttatagatgagatagagtggataagcatcacaaaatgcagagatttttcaaaagaatgattcaaaaaattcagttttagttttccacagaaagcatttcggatcaaccgattttcaaactcggtgataccgaagcagtttttggaacctaaactgatgaactcggttggaccgagtcacagtttggtggcaccgagtctgctagggtttcacagaatcctaaaatcggtcgcaccgattagtaattctcggtcagaccgagagtcacttgtgcaatggcatatgccaaatcggtgagaccgagtttttcaactcggtgggtccgagatggtttcggcggaaacctaaccctaaaaatttgaatctaatctactctacggactactttggctggataggattgtttcaatcgtggcaagaattaataagagtacaatgtgctaggaatcagatgcggatagcacaaagatcgagtccataccctagtgcggcgacgaactcgctacggcggcaacggtggggttgaattccgttgacggcggcggagaccagcgacagaaggcggctggcgatgaggagacgatccggagaccttcgatggcagagcgagctattgcgcgggcgaaggggttcgaagaaatttccaaaattttgcccgtgtctatatatagcccgaccctgtcgctgtgaccgagtggaacaactcggtggcaccgagatgcataactgtgttcagttacagcaactcgatgtgaccgaaaagttcaaatcggttgcaccgagattgaaaacttagatcaacttaatgatctcggtaggaccgaaatggaggaatcggtcagaccgagaatcacaaagaggttttggaagtttaagtctatgacgaatcggggactctgagtgctcctcacacagagtggttcgaatccgacttgatcaaattttgtgatgtagcatgaatagagtttgagatgagaaaagcatagatagctggttcttaggcattcttgtccatccacttggccaaaagaagaatgaaccaaacaatcaaaacaacaagtggatgtccttgaatgagtaaaatatgcaccaacatgctcacacaataagatggcaaaccacatatgtggcaaagcatgcacaaccaattctagcatctatcaaacaattggcgatgactaggtcatctatatatgagtatattgacttaggagtcaaatgagaacatttgatcgtaggtcatactcatcgtttaagctcaagtggggttaccacttctacataatgcatttatgtgttcacaccattagagttgctttgactcaatttttgagttaagctccccctagatgtgagatcccccctttagagggatgaactaaccttgggttttgtcgatgatgacttcatataggtgttgaagatgtggatgctcaatgttgaagtagatcatttggagcaatcctttggagtgagttgcactttcaacttgcctacatgggttagtcccacaaggaacaaacaagaatatccatagacatagagtgatccacacacaatatgatgtccatgaaatcattaggttaccttgtcccttgccttatcaacatgagggtttgtgactccttgaactagtgcaagatgtgaaagttgattgcacttgtccttgccataaagatatgagtgaagaatgttggcggagtcaccctcaagaactctctagttcttattcttcgggatccacatcatcttgatgggaatccttggagttgtagttgtacttgatgaagtagaacttgacgtagtcttgggaatccacttgaccgagaccttaggtgcttcttcaaatgcatcaatctcttcttgaagcttatccttgcctttgttcttgtggtcttgtggaggaagatcatcttgagcttgtgttcccttgaaggaagtaggatcatagttctattgttgaggaacaaacttcgtcttggggtattgatcttcttcccactcaactccattggcattgaactttcgttcaaaaccaacaccttgattcttacggtgtcttccttgcttgcgtacaatttccttgaattgcttactcccgacaaggctcttgtaaacacctttctctataattcccttcaataagctattttcttgctcaagtgtaacttggctaagagaaccattagtggaatcaatagaactactagaagcaacaatattggatttaacattattattgttactactagaggaagtatctttcttatacttgttaccagacttgacttgaggcatgtaagtagataagagtaaacgcttggcaatgtaagaagaacttttcttacagagatcatcattgattgcctttaagaactcatgctcttgctcaagattgagcttttcaaagtgtaacttctcatgagcccttaaaagttctcgatgatcttcgaagatagtttcatgagccaactttagagtgtttagttctttagttagaagctcatttttctccttatcattgtcattcatttgattagcatgattaattgatgttttatcatagtattcatcactagagttgtcaacaagtaaatcatcatccacaagcaagtctcttcatcactatcgaaatcaacatactcaggatgtgttacctttggacctttggccatgaagcatcttccaattccttcatttggtgaatcaaatatgtcgtaggagttggttgacacaagtgctagaccggcaacaccttcatcttgagtatgttcagagtcggagtgatagcttctctcggagtgattgtcggagtcggagccggatacccattcaccaacatgagcttgatgtcttcgttttgtgtagctccttgatgacttgtccttcctttccgaatccttgcttctccgtgagggtcttcgttcataacgatcatctctactcctcctttctcttggtggtgattcttctcttttgcttcttctttttggagaatcttctcttcttttgtagggtgtcgtacactcatttgagtagtgtccaggcctcccacaattgtagcaattgcgctctcgactagaagatcttttgtcatgataagaccttgacttggagcttctttttttgcttctactcttgtagaatttgttgaagttcttcaccattaacctcaattcttcattgaaggtttgtttctcacttgatgatgtgggggcttcacttgaggctttgtaagcaccacttgacttgttgtgaagttcctccttatccttgagtgacatctcatgagcaacaattcttccaatgacttccgttggcttgagatttttgtagtttggcatcatttggatcaatgtgcacacggtatcatactttctatccaatgctcttaggatcttcttgatgatgaatctgtcggtcatctcttcactccctaagccggcaatctcatttgtgataagtgcaggcctagagtacatttcagcgacaccttcaccatccttcattttgaacttgtcaagctgactttggagcacatccaacttggattccttgacggatttggtaccttcgtgcatatcaatcaaagtatcccaaatttcctttgcattctcaagacggctaattttgttgaattcttcgggcacaatccgttgaagattatatcacaagcttgagcattgtattgcagcatcttcaattcttccgcattcgcttcacggttcggttctctcccatcaaagaattcaccttgcaagccaatacaaataattgcccaaacggcggggttatgtccgagaatatgcattttcatcttatgcttccaactagcaaaattagtaccatcaaagtaaggacctctacggtgataatttccctcgctagacgccatactctcctaggttgtgaaaccaaggctatgaccaccaaaagctatggaaatcaaagcaaatggagaccaaagctctgataccacttgtaggaccttgaagtatgtctagagggaggggggtgattagactacttgaccaattaaaaacttaaccttttcccaattttagagtttggcagattttagctatcttaggacaagtcaagcaatcatcacacaattcaagcaagcatgcaaagagtatataggcagtggaaattaaagcatgcaacttgcaagaaagtaaagggaagggtttagaggattcaaacgcaattggagacacggatatttttggcatggttccgataggtggtgctatcgtacatccacgttgatggagacttcaacccacgaagggtaacggttgcgcaagtccacagagggttccacccatgaagggtccacgaagaagcaactttgtctaccccatcatggtcgtcgcccacgaaggacttgcctcactagcggtagatcttcacgaagtaggcgatctccttgcccttacaaactccttggttcaactccacaatcttgtcggaggctcccaagtgacacctagccaatctaggagacaccactctccaagaagtaacaaatggtgcattgatgatgaactccttgctcttgtgcttcaaatgatagtctccccaacactcaactctctctcataggatttggatctggtggaaagagggtttgagtggaaagcaacttggggaaggctagagatcaagattcatatggtaggaatggaatatcttggcctcaacacatgagtaggtagttctctctcagaaatggtaagttggaagtgtaggtttagtctaatggttctctccacgaatgaagaggaggtggaggggtatatatagcctccacacaaaatctaaccattacacataatttaccaaactcggtgggaccgattcaacagactcggtcggaccgatttagtaaacctagtgaccgttagtgattttcggtgggaccgacatgcaactcggtgagaccgattcggttagggttagggcataacataatctcggtaagaccgattacacaaactcggtgaaaccgattttggtaataagctttccagagagttggtcaggtaaactcggtgggaccgatttgctcttttcggtgagaccgaaatgttacaaaagggaaacagagagtttacattgcaatctcggtgggaccgatcgctcacttcggttagaccgaaacgttacgaagggaaacagagagattacaatcctatatcggtgagaccgagatctctatcggtaggaccgatttgcttagggtttgtggcagtggctatgacttttagaatcggtggcgccggattggaagaatcggtgtgaccgattttggctttgggtttaggtcatttgtggatgtgggaaagtagctgagggttttagagcatatcacaaagcacatgaagcaagaggctcattaagcaacacctcatccctccttgatagtattggcttttcctatagactcaatgtgatcttggatcactaaaatataaaatgaagagtcttgagccgttgagcttgagccaatcctttgtccttagtattttgagggatccactttcatcatctatgtcatgccattcattgagcttttctgaaataatagtcttggaatagcattagctcaatgaggtatatgttgttatgaattaccaaaaccacctagggatagttgcactttcaacttgttAATGATTTACGTAAAACTATAGTAAAGAcactctttcccctctctctctcaagGCGACATGAGAAAGCCTTCCTTCCCTTGATCTTCTCCGATGAAcccgtggattcgcctccccttCGCCTGCCGCTCCGGTAGCCGAGGGCGGGGAGGAGAATCCTGGTGTCTCGAGTCCCGCTAGTAGATAGGTAGGGTTTTAGTCCTCGCAGGGGCGTTGTTTGGATGGATGGCGGCGCTTCTTCTTTGAGTGAGTCTTCCGGGCTTCAATCCTCCCCAAATTCGTCCGTTGGTACGGATTAGACAGAGCTCCGGCGTAGATTCCTGCCAGCTTCTTGGGGCGGCGAGGTTAAGGTTTCTCGCCATGCGTATGCAACGGCGATATTTGGTGCCAAGTTCTTCAAATCGATTCAAGGATTTTAAGGCGACGATTGCGGCTCCAAGGCACTGGTCTttaggggcacgtgcatgaagacttctcagcTGTCATCgtcaaggtcaagccggctccagtaTGGGAGCGGCGACAACGACGCGTCGGCAACGACAATGATCGTTCGGTGGTTCGTGGACCtccatataatttttattacctttgAGGTGCTTTATACTTCCGGTGAATCTTTATAATAAATCTGATCttttaaaaaaattatgatttACTTAAAATTAAATCAATCGAAAAAGTGCTAATATATCCGGCAGAATTCAGTATAGACCTAGGAGCTCGCAACATAATACGAATTAAAGGTCCATTCAGAATTAGTAGAAAAATAAGATTTCACATATGCCTACGGAAAACCACCAGCAACTAATCAAGTCGACACCAAGATCTGCCGGAAGCAAAGCCGACAATGGCGAAGCCGAAGAAGTCCCGGAACTCCGCCCCAGATCCATCGGTCGCCGCCCAGCTCCCATGGCGTCCCTCAGCGCCGCCGCTCGCCACTTTCCTCCTTATCTCCTTCGCTGCCCTCCTTCTCCGCGCGCTTGTCTCCGTCGGACCCTACTCGGGTCAGGGCGCAGCACCCAAATTCGGCGACTACGAGGCTCAGCGGCACTGGATGGAGCTCACCCTCCACCTCCCCTCCTCCGACTGGTACCGCAACACCTCCGACAACGACCTCGCCTACTGGGGCCTCGACTACCCGCCCCTCTCCGCCTACCAGAGCCGGCTCCACGCCCACCTCATCAACGCCTCCCTCCCCGACGCTGTCGCCCTCCGATCCTCTCGCGGGTTCGAGTCCCAAGAATCGTACGCACATCTCTGGACTATCATTTACTACATGGCGTGGTGCGCAGAATCGTGTGTCTGTTTTAAGTCTCTGTGGTTTGTTTCCTGCAGGAAGTTGCTTATGCGGTGGACAGTACTCTCGTCTGATCTCATGGTGTTCTTCCCCGCGGCGTTATGGTTCGTGTGGGCGTACATGAAGGATGGGGTTGGCGGTAGTGGGGAGAGGCGTGAGGGGTGGACGTGGCTGCTCGCCATGGTTCTTCTCAACCCGTGTTTAGTATTAATCGACCACGGCCATTTTCAGGTGAGGATTATACTAGTGGTGTATGTGCATTGGAGCAGGACATTTGACTGCATTGCCCACACAATGAAGGATTGCCCTTTTGTTTCAGTATAACTGCATCAGTCTTGGGCTGACACTCGGAGCGATTGCTGGTATTCTGTCAAGGAACGAACTTGTTGCTGCTGCTCTCTTCAGTCTTGCAATTAACCATAAGCAGGTTCTTTCTTATCTGGAACAAAGATAAATATATCTGTTTTATTTCCGGGGAGGTGAAACTGCATTTACTCTTTAAAATTATTTCTTACTTTCAAGCTTCGTCAACAAACATGATGTAAGTCATAAATCTTAGAGATCTTTGCCTTTGCAAACCCCACAGATTCCCAAAGGGAGTTCCCGGGATGTATACTTGATCCCAACTTAACCCAAGCGACTGCTAGCATGAATgactttttttcgagagtacgcaaattgcgtaccatagctttatagaagaagGGAATATCAAGTACGAGACCACTACCACTCGCTGCGAACAACAGACGTAGCATAACTCCACACACGGCTAGTCCAAGGACAGCCACCCACGACAACACAACAACAACGCAAAAGAGCCTACCCAAAACCAAAAACCTCGCCGCATCTCGACCGACGTCGGTCACCTCCGAAGAACAGCAGCTCCCTCCAAGCTTCCCTTATGAACGTACCATCCCCCATAAAGCCAAGAGGAGGTGGCAAGAGGATGGCAGGACTCGATCCGACCTAAGAAAGGCACCGTCTTGGAATCACCGGCGACGACCGTGCATTGCGCTGGGGAAGAACGATCAGGGTAACGGCAAACACCGGAGGAGCGCAACATAAACTCCAAGTCTCCCAGCACGATGCTCCCAACAGAGAGACGACGTCGAGAACGCTGCCATCGTGCCGATTCAGCGCCGAAtcaaggctttcgcccggagacaacTGCCAATACCAAGCAAGAGAGGGACTTGGCGACACACTCGGCGATGCCTCTAGGGAGGGAAATAACACCCATGGGTGCCATCGCCGCCGGCCCGGCCAAAACCGGACTAGATTTTCATCCGTAATGCCGTGCCACTCCACTCCTCCGAGGTATTGGACAGTACCGTCCATGATGCCTcgcaccgccgccaccgcagcAAATTGCGTCGAGGCTGCGCAGCCGTGGTCCTCTCCCACCCTTACTGCCGAGAGAACGCGACCCACACCACCATCAACCACAGACGAGGAGCAGCAGCATCCCACCAAGTCGTGCAAGGGCCAAATCCAACACTGCCGGCCTTCACCCACACCAGGGGACTGCCACAAGCATGGAGCTGACCCGTGCCTCCAGCCACACTCCTGCGCCAACTCCACCGGGGCATCACCGCGCGCTCCTCACACGGCGGCCAGCCGGCCACCCGCTGCCTGCTAAGATCCCTTCCTAGCAGGGCCTCCTCGGCGCCGCCACCACCATGGCTGagctcgcgccgccgccaccaagaGAGCCGGGCTCCACCTACCTCCGCCACCCTGCTGCGGCCCTGGATCTGCTGGCGTCGCCGCACTCCGCGTTCCCCGCCGTGAAAGTCCACCGCCACCATGGCCACCTTAGGGACGTCCCGCTCCGCGCGAAGGGGAGCCGTCCAGAGGGCGCAGCCAGCGCCTGCCGCCTTCGCCGGCCGGGCGCGGCCGCCAccgccggcggcggcagcggcagcgggggAGGGGATCTGAGGTCttgggggctagggtttggggaagCCTCCGGAGCCGCACACGCGTGCGACCCGGGAGGGTGGGGAAAAAGCTGCTAGCATGAATGACAAAGTCCGTGATCACGAGTGGCAGTAGCATCAACAGTGAATGCCAGTAGTCGCAGACCTGTAAGAGACAATCCCAAAGTAATACAAATAGAGTAGGCTGTCACAAAAAGTGCATGCAGTGTTGGTACAATCCTTAGTACTCAACTTTTGAGGGCTACTTGCTGAATTTCCAACCAGCTCAAGCTGGCAGTATAATGGGCTGCTAGAGATGGAAATTGGGAGTGAGTCCATTATAATTGTGCCACTTACTTTGATGGGAAATAGAGTAAACCTGCTGAATCAGTTACAAGTCTTGCATGGATTTTTATCTACTACAGTTTCCTGCACTACTTCCATCAAACTAACCTGCGCCTCTCCCTGTTCATATAGAGCTTTTCAAATAAATTGTGATCCTATAAATTCATGGGTATATTTGATATCTTGCAGATGAGCATGTACTTTGCGCCAGCTTTTTTTGGGCATCTTATTGGAAAATGCCTGAAGCGGAAGTATCCAATTGTTGAGATCATGAAACTTGGTTTTGTTGTACTGGGaacttttgctcttgtttggtgGCCTTATTTGCATTCTTATGAGGCTGCCATGCAGGTAATTGCTGCATATGTGATCTGGTTATTTTCTTGTTCAAGCAAACTAGTCTATACTGAAGAAATCTTGTTTAACTAAAATGTAGTGATCTCCTTACTGAGCTGGTCAATTCACCAAAATGAAGCTTACTCTATATATAATTGGCTCAGTTCACTAAACATGTTAACTCCACTGTCAGGTGATCTCTCGATTGGCTCCGTTTGAGAGAGGTATATATGAGGATTATGTTGCAAATTTCTGGTGTACCACCTCAGTTCTTATCAAGTGGAAGCGATTGTACGCAATAAAATCGCTGAAACTTATGAGTCTTTCTGCTACCATCCTGGCTTTCTTGCCTTCATTTATTCAGCAAGTCAAGTCACCAAGTAATCTTGGCTTCCTCTATTCTCTGTTGAACAGTTCGTTCTCTTTCTACCTATTCTCGTACCAAGGTATGTTCTACTGCTGGGTTGATACTCTTTTTTTTGCAAGTATATGTGATGTTTCTTTGATCTTCATGTTTCTTTGTTTTATAATTGCAGTGCATGAGAAATCAATTTTGCTTCCTCTTTTACCCGCAAGCCTTTTAGCATTACACGAACCTCACCTGCATGGATGGTTCACGTACTATGCACTTTTTTCGATGTACCCACTTATCTGCCGTGATCAGCTTCTTCTACAATATATAGCTGTTCTTGGATTATTCGTTCTTATTTACTACTCACCTGGTGGAAACTATGGAAAGGGGATGAAAATTTCGTCTGGAACAATGGCAGTTCTGAGCCTGCCATTGTTATGCTCGATCTTACTTCACACCATGTATCTGCAAATAGAGCCTCCAAAGAGGTATCCCTTCCTCTTTGATGCACTGATAATGTTCATCTGCTTCTCACAGTTTATTATTTTGACCCTGTACACAAATTATAAGCAATGGATGTTGGACTTCCACCCTAGACATGTAGGTAGCAAGAAGGACCTATGATTGGAAATTTTGACAGCTAATTTTACAGAAAATATTCATTGTACCATTGTAACGTTGAGTGTGTTCCTTCTGTAACGGAATTGATTCACTTTTTATGAAATGGATGAAATCTTTGCATGTGGAGCAGATACGAATAAATTTTATATGACCAATAAATTGTGTTTAAGAAT is a genomic window containing:
- the LOC123092243 gene encoding probable dolichyl pyrophosphate Man9GlcNAc2 alpha-1,3-glucosyltransferase, yielding MAKPKKSRNSAPDPSVAAQLPWRPSAPPLATFLLISFAALLLRALVSVGPYSGQGAAPKFGDYEAQRHWMELTLHLPSSDWYRNTSDNDLAYWGLDYPPLSAYQSRLHAHLINASLPDAVALRSSRGFESQESKLLMRWTVLSSDLMVFFPAALWFVWAYMKDGVGGSGERREGWTWLLAMVLLNPCLVLIDHGHFQYNCISLGLTLGAIAGILSRNELVAAALFSLAINHKQMSMYFAPAFFGHLIGKCLKRKYPIVEIMKLGFVVLGTFALVWWPYLHSYEAAMQVISRLAPFERGIYEDYVANFWCTTSVLIKWKRLYAIKSLKLMSLSATILAFLPSFIQQVKSPSNLGFLYSLLNSSFSFYLFSYQVHEKSILLPLLPASLLALHEPHLHGWFTYYALFSMYPLICRDQLLLQYIAVLGLFVLIYYSPGGNYGKGMKISSGTMAVLSLPLLCSILLHTMYLQIEPPKRYPFLFDALIMFICFSQFIILTLYTNYKQWMLDFHPRHVGSKKDL